A single region of the Pseudomonas solani genome encodes:
- the rpsF gene encoding 30S ribosomal protein S6 yields MRHYEIIFLVHPDQSEQVGGMVERYTKLIEEDGGKIHRLEDWGRRQLAYAINNVHKAHYVMLNVECSGKALAELEDNFRYNDAVLRNLVIRRDEAVTGQSEMLKAEENRNERRERRERVETDSATDGDDSDNDSDNADE; encoded by the coding sequence ATGCGTCATTACGAAATCATCTTCCTGGTTCACCCGGACCAGAGCGAGCAGGTTGGCGGCATGGTCGAGCGCTATACCAAGCTGATCGAAGAAGACGGTGGCAAGATTCATCGCCTGGAAGATTGGGGCCGTCGTCAACTGGCCTATGCAATCAACAACGTTCACAAGGCTCACTACGTGATGCTGAACGTCGAGTGCAGCGGCAAGGCCCTGGCCGAGCTGGAAGACAACTTCCGCTACAACGATGCCGTCCTGCGTAACCTGGTCATCCGTCGCGACGAAGCCGTTACCGGTCAGTCCGAGATGCTCAAGGCCGAGGAAAACCGCAACGAGCGCCGCGAGCGCCGTGAGCGCGTTGAAACTGACTCCGCCACCGATGGCGATGACAGCGACAACGACAGCGACAACGCTGACGAGTAA
- the rlmB gene encoding 23S rRNA (guanosine(2251)-2'-O)-methyltransferase RlmB: MSDLEKVYGVHAVEALLRHHPKRVKQLWLAESRHDPRVQALVELAGQFRVPVGQKDRRELDEWAEGVHQGVVAEVSPSQVWGENMLDELLEGAEGPPLLLVLDGVTDPHNLGACLRTADAAGALAVIVPKDKSATLNATVRKVACGAAEVIPLVAVTNLARTLEKLQKKGLWTVGTAGEAEQELYQQDLTGPTVLIMGAEGKGMRRLTREHCDYLVKLPMSGSVSSLNVSVATGVCLFEAVRQRGSAKRQAASDK, from the coding sequence ATGAGTGATTTGGAAAAGGTCTACGGCGTGCATGCCGTGGAAGCGCTGTTGCGTCACCACCCCAAGCGGGTCAAGCAGCTGTGGCTGGCGGAAAGCCGGCATGATCCACGCGTCCAGGCGCTGGTCGAGCTTGCTGGTCAATTCCGTGTGCCCGTTGGGCAGAAGGATCGGCGCGAGCTGGATGAATGGGCCGAAGGCGTCCACCAGGGCGTGGTCGCCGAGGTCAGCCCCAGCCAGGTCTGGGGCGAGAACATGCTCGACGAGCTGCTGGAGGGGGCTGAAGGCCCGCCCCTGCTGCTGGTGCTCGACGGCGTGACCGACCCGCACAACCTCGGCGCCTGCCTGCGCACCGCCGATGCCGCCGGTGCGCTGGCGGTGATCGTGCCCAAGGACAAGTCCGCCACCCTCAACGCCACCGTGCGCAAGGTGGCCTGCGGTGCCGCCGAAGTGATCCCCCTGGTCGCCGTGACCAACCTCGCGCGCACCCTGGAGAAGCTGCAGAAGAAAGGCCTGTGGACCGTCGGCACCGCCGGCGAAGCCGAACAGGAGCTTTACCAGCAGGACCTGACCGGCCCGACCGTGCTCATCATGGGCGCGGAAGGCAAAGGCATGCGCCGCCTCACCCGCGAGCACTGCGACTACCTGGTGAAGCTGCCGATGTCCGGCAGCGTCAGCAGCCTCAACGTTTCGGTCGCCACTGGCGTCTGTCTGTTCGAGGCGGTGCGCCAGAGGGGCAGCGCCAAGCGCCAAGCCGCAAGCGACAAGTAA
- a CDS encoding YgiQ family radical SAM protein codes for MQAAKPLFDYQKYWAECFGPAPFLPMSRAEMDQLGWDSCDIIIVTGDAYVDHPSFGMAIIGRLLEAQGFRVGIIAQPDWRSKDDFMKLGEPNLFFGVAAGNMDSMINRYTADKKIRSDDAYTPGGLAGKRPDRASLVYSQRCKEAYTHVPIVLGGIEASLRRIAHYDYWQDKVRHSILIDACADILLYGNAERAVVEIAQRMAYGEKIDSITDIRGTAFIRRDTPEGWYEVDSTRIDRPGKVDKIINPYVNTQDTEACAIEQEKAPVEDPNEPKVVQLLASPRMTREKTVIRLPSFEKVRNDPVLYAHANRVLHLETNPGNARALVQRHGETDVWFNPPPIPMTTEEMDYVFGMPYARVPHPAYGKEKIPAYEMIRFSVNIMRGCFGGCTFCSITEHEGRIIQNRSEESIIREIEEIRDKVPGFTGVISDLGGPTANMYRIACKSPEIESACRKPSCVFPGICPNLNTDHSSLIQLYRSARALPGVKKILIASGLRYDLAVESPEYVKELVTHHVGGYLKIAPEHTEEGPLNQMMKPGIGSYDRFKRMFEKYSKEAGKEQYLIPYFIAAHPGTTDEDMMNLALWLKGNGFRADQVQAFYPSPMASATAMYHSGKNPLRKVTYKSDGVTIVKSEEQRRLHKAFLRYHDPKGWPMLRAALERMGRADLIGNGKHQLIPSYQPETDSYQSARRKNSTPAGSKKVGKAMLTQHTGLPPRASDGSKPWDKREEAKAAAQARRQAEKGGAGKGGKKPGKRPAVPR; via the coding sequence ATGCAAGCCGCCAAGCCGCTGTTCGACTATCAGAAGTACTGGGCCGAATGTTTCGGTCCTGCACCTTTCCTGCCAATGAGCCGGGCGGAGATGGACCAACTTGGCTGGGATTCCTGCGACATCATCATCGTCACCGGTGATGCCTACGTCGATCATCCTTCGTTCGGCATGGCGATCATCGGCCGCCTGCTGGAGGCCCAGGGCTTCCGCGTCGGCATCATCGCCCAGCCCGACTGGCGCTCGAAAGACGACTTCATGAAGCTCGGCGAGCCCAACCTGTTCTTCGGCGTCGCCGCCGGCAACATGGACTCGATGATCAACCGCTACACCGCCGACAAGAAGATCCGCTCCGACGACGCCTACACCCCCGGCGGCCTGGCGGGCAAGCGCCCGGACCGCGCCAGCCTGGTGTACAGCCAGCGCTGCAAGGAGGCCTACACCCACGTACCCATCGTGCTCGGTGGCATCGAGGCCTCGCTGCGCCGCATCGCGCACTACGACTACTGGCAGGACAAGGTCCGCCACTCGATCCTGATCGACGCCTGCGCCGACATCCTGCTCTACGGCAACGCCGAGCGCGCCGTGGTGGAGATCGCCCAGCGCATGGCCTACGGCGAGAAGATCGACTCAATCACCGACATCCGCGGCACCGCGTTCATCCGCCGCGATACGCCCGAGGGCTGGTACGAGGTCGACTCCACGCGCATCGATCGCCCGGGCAAGGTCGACAAGATCATCAACCCCTACGTCAACACCCAGGACACCGAAGCCTGCGCCATCGAGCAGGAAAAGGCCCCGGTCGAAGACCCGAACGAACCCAAGGTCGTGCAACTGCTGGCCAGCCCGCGCATGACCCGCGAAAAGACCGTGATCCGCCTGCCGTCCTTCGAGAAGGTGCGCAACGACCCGGTGCTCTACGCCCACGCCAACCGCGTGCTGCACCTGGAAACCAACCCGGGCAACGCCCGCGCGCTGGTGCAGCGTCATGGCGAGACGGACGTGTGGTTCAACCCGCCGCCCATCCCCATGACCACCGAGGAAATGGACTACGTGTTCGGCATGCCCTATGCGCGGGTGCCGCACCCGGCCTATGGCAAGGAAAAGATCCCCGCCTACGAGATGATCCGTTTCTCGGTGAACATCATGCGTGGCTGCTTCGGCGGCTGCACCTTCTGCTCCATCACCGAGCACGAAGGCCGCATCATCCAGAACCGCTCGGAAGAGTCGATCATCCGCGAGATCGAAGAGATCCGTGACAAGGTGCCCGGCTTCACCGGCGTCATTTCCGACCTCGGCGGCCCCACCGCCAACATGTACCGCATCGCCTGCAAGAGCCCGGAAATCGAATCCGCGTGCCGCAAGCCGTCCTGCGTGTTCCCGGGCATCTGCCCGAACCTGAACACCGATCACTCCTCCCTGATCCAGCTGTACCGCAGCGCCCGTGCGCTGCCGGGGGTGAAGAAGATCCTCATCGCCTCGGGCCTGCGCTACGACCTCGCCGTCGAGTCGCCGGAATACGTCAAGGAGCTGGTCACCCACCACGTCGGTGGCTACCTGAAGATCGCCCCGGAACACACCGAGGAAGGCCCGCTCAACCAGATGATGAAACCGGGCATCGGCAGCTACGACCGCTTCAAGCGCATGTTCGAGAAGTACTCCAAGGAGGCCGGGAAAGAGCAGTACCTGATCCCCTATTTCATCGCCGCGCACCCGGGCACCACCGACGAAGACATGATGAACCTCGCCTTGTGGCTCAAGGGCAATGGCTTCCGCGCCGACCAGGTGCAGGCCTTCTACCCCTCGCCCATGGCCAGCGCCACCGCCATGTACCACTCGGGCAAGAACCCCCTGCGCAAGGTCACCTACAAGAGCGACGGCGTGACCATCGTCAAGAGCGAGGAGCAGCGCCGCCTGCACAAGGCCTTCCTGCGCTACCACGATCCCAAGGGCTGGCCGATGCTGCGTGCCGCGCTGGAGCGCATGGGCCGCGCCGACCTGATCGGCAACGGCAAGCACCAGCTGATCCCGTCCTACCAGCCGGAAACCGACAGCTACCAGAGCGCCCGCCGCAAGAACTCCACCCCGGCCGGCAGCAAGAAGGTCGGCAAGGCCATGCTCACCCAGCACACCGGCCTGCCGCCCCGCGCCAGCGACGGCAGCAAGCCCTGGGACAAGCGCGAGGAAGCCAAGGCCGCGGCCCAGGCCCGTCGCCAGGCGGAGAAGGGTGGCGCCGGCAAGGGCGGCAAGAAGCCCGGCAAGCGCCCCGCCGTACCGCGCTGA
- a CDS encoding diguanylate cyclase, with amino-acid sequence MLRLIHLSVFLLGIFGLCGQTSAAPFLLQADSSGTPLNTHIELLEDPSGSLGIADMADPAVQSRFVPADGRASVGQSRSAWWVKVQLARAADAPAQWWLENSGITVFRVRLYLPDGQGGWTERETSESVPFAEGRDFDYRRMVFRLPDLGAEPLTFYFRSYDPAGNSFPLKAWQLNDLQDLRATEDMGFGLIYGVILALFLYNLFILVALRDKAYLWYVLATGCALVFILSMTGHGFQYFWGGSPVPFWLDRISLPSLWGIFVMRFTQELLYTRRGLVWADRAFNVSCVLYAIAILINAFGYRAEGALLIAITPIVTVPTALVSAGVRWYQGFIPARFYLVGYGTVLVSTAVLVMRAAGIIQPTNFTAYMFPIAVAAESILFSFALAYRIQMLKQEKAAALEQVDREKTARLAQMQASADELQAAVANRTAELAAANLRLCEREQELEHAAFHDALTDLPNRRYLIERAETALANAGRRGETVALMLIDLDHFKPINDKYGHDAGDAMLRTIGQRLREHVRGGDSVARLGGDEFAVLICGPDSEPHAREIAERLLAELAEPVLYGTQRLTVTISIGVALYPQHARQFAGLYKTADQAMYKVKEKGRSGFAIFGADGELSSEARLELDVLKVPSGLV; translated from the coding sequence GTGCTTCGCTTAATCCATCTCTCAGTGTTTCTGCTGGGCATATTCGGCCTCTGCGGCCAGACCAGTGCGGCCCCTTTCCTGTTGCAGGCCGATAGCAGCGGCACGCCCCTGAATACCCATATAGAGCTGCTGGAAGACCCCAGCGGCAGCCTCGGCATCGCCGACATGGCCGATCCGGCGGTGCAGTCGCGCTTCGTTCCCGCAGACGGCCGCGCCTCCGTGGGGCAGAGCCGCAGCGCCTGGTGGGTGAAGGTGCAACTGGCCCGCGCCGCCGATGCGCCCGCCCAATGGTGGCTGGAGAACTCCGGCATCACCGTGTTCCGTGTGCGCCTGTACCTGCCCGACGGCCAGGGCGGCTGGACCGAGCGCGAGACCAGCGAGAGCGTGCCCTTCGCCGAGGGCCGTGATTTCGACTACCGGCGCATGGTGTTCCGCCTGCCGGACCTCGGCGCGGAACCCCTGACCTTCTACTTCCGCAGCTACGACCCGGCCGGCAACTCCTTTCCGCTCAAGGCCTGGCAGCTGAATGACCTGCAGGACCTGCGCGCCACCGAAGACATGGGCTTCGGCCTGATCTACGGGGTGATCCTGGCGCTGTTCCTCTACAACCTGTTCATCCTCGTAGCCCTGCGCGACAAGGCCTACCTCTGGTACGTGCTGGCCACCGGCTGCGCCCTGGTGTTCATCCTCAGCATGACCGGCCATGGCTTCCAGTATTTCTGGGGCGGATCGCCGGTGCCCTTCTGGCTCGACCGCATCAGCTTGCCCTCGCTCTGGGGCATCTTCGTCATGCGCTTCACCCAGGAGCTGCTGTACACGCGGCGTGGACTGGTCTGGGCCGACCGCGCCTTCAACGTCAGCTGCGTGCTCTACGCCATCGCCATCCTCATCAACGCCTTCGGCTACCGCGCCGAGGGCGCCCTGTTGATCGCCATCACGCCCATCGTCACCGTGCCCACCGCGCTGGTGAGCGCCGGTGTGCGCTGGTATCAGGGCTTCATTCCGGCGCGCTTCTACCTGGTCGGCTACGGCACCGTGCTGGTCAGCACGGCGGTGCTGGTGATGCGCGCGGCGGGGATCATCCAGCCCACCAACTTCACCGCCTACATGTTCCCCATCGCCGTGGCGGCGGAGTCGATCCTGTTCTCCTTCGCCCTCGCCTACCGCATCCAGATGCTCAAGCAGGAGAAGGCCGCCGCGCTGGAACAGGTGGACCGCGAGAAGACCGCGCGCCTGGCGCAGATGCAGGCCAGCGCCGACGAGCTGCAGGCCGCCGTGGCCAACCGCACCGCCGAGCTGGCGGCCGCCAACCTGCGCCTCTGCGAGCGCGAGCAGGAGCTGGAGCACGCGGCCTTCCATGACGCCCTGACCGACCTGCCCAACCGCCGCTACCTGATCGAACGCGCCGAGACCGCCCTGGCCAACGCCGGCCGTCGTGGCGAGACGGTGGCGCTGATGCTGATCGACCTGGACCACTTCAAGCCGATCAACGACAAGTACGGGCACGACGCCGGCGACGCGATGCTGCGTACCATCGGCCAGCGCCTGCGCGAGCATGTACGCGGCGGCGACAGCGTGGCGCGCCTGGGCGGCGACGAATTCGCGGTACTGATCTGCGGGCCGGATTCCGAGCCCCATGCCCGGGAGATCGCCGAGCGGCTGCTGGCTGAACTGGCGGAGCCAGTGCTCTACGGCACCCAGCGCCTGACGGTGACCATCAGCATAGGCGTGGCGCTCTACCCGCAACATGCGCGGCAGTTCGCCGGCCTCTACAAGACCGCCGACCAGGCGATGTACAAGGTCAAGGAGAAGGGCCGCTCGGGCTTCGCGATCTTCGGCGCCGATGGCGAGCTGTCCAGCGAGGCACGCCTGGAGCTGGACGTGCTCAAGGTGCCGAGCGGGCTGGTCTGA
- the rnr gene encoding ribonuclease R produces the protein MADWQNLDPEAAREAEKYENPIPSRELILQRLDERGAPANREQLVEEFGLTTEDQLEALRRRLRAMERDGQLIYTRRGTYAPVDKLDLICGRISGHRDGFGFLIPDDGSDDLFLSPAQMRLVFDGDRALARVSGLDRRGRREGALVEVIERAHETLVGRFFEESGIARVVADNPKIQQEVLVPQGKQGSAKHGQFVQVKIEQWPSNFRVAQGEVVEVLGDYMAPGMEIEVALRSYDIPHEWPEAVVKEAAKLKPEVAEKDKEKRIDLRGLPLVTIDGEDARDFDDAVYAEARKGGGWRLFVAIADVSHYVKVGSALDEEAAKRGNSVYFPEKVIPMLPEALSNGLCSLNPLVDRLAMVCEMTLSRAGKMTGYEFYEAVIHSHARLTYNKVSQLLETPDSIEGKQLAEQMPQVVPHLQQLYKLYKVLLAARQVRGAIDFETQETRIVFGADRKIAEIRPTQRNDAHKLIEECMLCANVATARFMQDHDIPSLYRVHDGPPAERLDKLRLFLGELGLTLNRGKGEPTPSDYQALLETIRGRPDYHLIQTVMLRSLSQAVYSADNQGHFGLNYDAYTHFTSPIRRYPDLLVHRAIRSVVRSKRETVHVKRAGATAMVKARIYPYDEAALEKLGEQCSMTERRADEATRDVTNWLKCEYMRERVGETFPGVISAVTGFGLFVELTDIYVEGLVHVTALPGDYYHFDPIHHRLAGERSGRSFRLGDTIEVLIARVDLDERKIDFELAENPLNAPGGRKKRGAEKSAPAPEVKPAKGSKTRSRGSKPAALAKKAAARDPQPEQLAPGVAVAPRRSKAGKVQALPAVSPEILAQADEMLGNTDVNRSRALKQALLSEARHGGEKPRGGKPQGGKAQSRPAKGAPFGAGGQDPAAKDRDAKPGNKPGSKPSGGKPKKAKPASKPGKPTKHRKGPPKTKAAGGSDKVKP, from the coding sequence ATGGCCGATTGGCAAAACCTCGATCCCGAGGCCGCCCGCGAGGCGGAAAAGTATGAAAACCCCATCCCCAGCCGCGAGCTCATCCTGCAGCGTCTCGATGAGCGTGGCGCCCCGGCCAACCGCGAGCAGTTGGTCGAAGAGTTCGGTCTGACCACCGAAGACCAGCTGGAGGCCCTGCGTCGGCGCTTGCGCGCCATGGAGCGGGACGGCCAGCTTATCTATACGCGCCGTGGCACCTATGCACCGGTCGACAAGCTCGACCTGATCTGCGGCCGCATCAGCGGCCACCGCGACGGTTTCGGCTTCCTTATTCCCGATGACGGCAGTGACGACCTCTTCCTCAGCCCCGCGCAGATGCGCCTGGTGTTCGACGGCGACCGCGCCCTGGCGCGCGTATCCGGCCTCGACCGCCGTGGCCGCCGCGAAGGCGCGCTGGTGGAAGTGATCGAGCGCGCCCATGAAACCCTGGTCGGCCGCTTCTTCGAAGAAAGCGGCATCGCCCGCGTGGTGGCCGACAACCCGAAGATCCAGCAGGAAGTGCTGGTGCCCCAGGGCAAGCAGGGCAGCGCCAAGCACGGCCAGTTCGTGCAGGTGAAGATCGAGCAGTGGCCGAGCAACTTCCGCGTCGCCCAGGGCGAAGTGGTCGAGGTGCTGGGTGACTACATGGCGCCGGGCATGGAGATCGAAGTCGCCCTGCGCAGCTACGACATCCCCCACGAATGGCCCGAGGCCGTGGTCAAGGAAGCCGCCAAGCTGAAACCGGAAGTGGCCGAGAAGGACAAGGAAAAGCGCATCGACCTGCGCGGCCTGCCTTTGGTGACCATCGATGGCGAAGACGCCCGTGACTTCGACGACGCCGTCTATGCCGAAGCCCGCAAGGGTGGCGGCTGGCGCCTGTTCGTGGCCATCGCCGACGTTTCCCACTATGTAAAGGTGGGCTCGGCGCTGGACGAAGAGGCCGCCAAGCGCGGCAACTCCGTGTACTTCCCCGAGAAGGTCATCCCGATGCTGCCGGAGGCGCTGTCCAACGGCCTCTGCTCGCTGAACCCGCTGGTCGATCGCCTGGCCATGGTCTGCGAGATGACCCTGTCCCGCGCGGGCAAGATGACCGGCTACGAATTCTACGAAGCGGTGATCCACTCCCACGCGCGCCTGACCTACAACAAGGTCAGCCAACTGCTGGAAACCCCGGACTCCATCGAAGGCAAGCAGCTTGCCGAGCAGATGCCCCAGGTCGTTCCGCACCTGCAGCAGCTCTACAAGCTCTACAAGGTGCTACTGGCAGCGCGCCAGGTGCGCGGCGCCATCGATTTCGAAACCCAGGAGACGCGCATCGTCTTCGGCGCCGATCGCAAGATCGCCGAGATCCGCCCGACCCAGCGCAACGACGCCCACAAGCTGATCGAGGAATGCATGCTCTGCGCGAACGTGGCCACCGCCCGTTTCATGCAGGACCACGACATCCCCTCCCTCTACCGTGTGCACGACGGCCCGCCGGCCGAGCGCCTGGACAAGCTGCGCCTGTTCCTTGGTGAGCTGGGCCTGACCCTCAATCGCGGCAAGGGCGAACCGACCCCGAGTGATTACCAGGCCCTGCTGGAAACTATTCGCGGACGCCCGGACTACCACCTGATCCAGACCGTGATGCTGCGCTCCCTGAGCCAGGCGGTGTACAGCGCCGACAACCAGGGCCACTTCGGCCTCAACTACGACGCCTACACCCACTTCACCTCGCCGATCCGCCGTTATCCGGACCTGCTGGTGCACCGTGCCATCCGTAGCGTGGTCCGCTCCAAGCGCGAGACTGTGCACGTCAAGCGTGCCGGCGCCACGGCCATGGTCAAGGCGCGTATCTACCCGTACGACGAGGCCGCCCTGGAGAAGCTCGGCGAGCAGTGCTCGATGACCGAGCGCCGCGCCGACGAAGCCACCCGTGACGTCACCAACTGGCTGAAGTGCGAGTACATGCGCGAGCGCGTGGGCGAGACCTTCCCCGGGGTGATCTCGGCGGTGACCGGCTTCGGCCTGTTCGTCGAACTGACCGACATCTATGTAGAAGGCCTGGTGCACGTCACCGCATTGCCGGGTGACTATTACCACTTCGACCCGATCCACCACCGCCTGGCGGGTGAGCGCAGCGGTCGCAGCTTCCGCCTGGGCGACACGATCGAAGTACTGATCGCGCGCGTCGACCTGGACGAGCGCAAGATCGACTTCGAGCTGGCCGAGAATCCTCTTAATGCACCGGGCGGCCGCAAGAAGCGCGGTGCCGAGAAGTCCGCGCCCGCACCCGAGGTCAAGCCGGCCAAAGGTTCCAAGACCCGGAGCCGCGGCAGCAAGCCTGCGGCCCTGGCGAAGAAGGCCGCCGCACGCGACCCGCAGCCCGAGCAACTGGCCCCAGGCGTTGCCGTGGCGCCGCGCCGCAGCAAAGCGGGCAAGGTCCAGGCACTGCCGGCCGTATCGCCGGAAATCCTCGCCCAGGCCGACGAAATGCTTGGCAACACCGACGTCAACCGCAGCCGCGCGTTGAAACAGGCGTTGCTCAGCGAGGCGCGTCATGGGGGTGAAAAGCCCCGTGGTGGCAAGCCTCAAGGCGGCAAGGCCCAGTCCCGTCCCGCCAAGGGGGCGCCTTTCGGTGCCGGTGGCCAGGATCCGGCCGCCAAGGATCGCGACGCCAAGCCGGGCAACAAGCCAGGCAGCAAACCAAGCGGCGGCAAGCCGAAGAAGGCCAAGCCGGCGAGCAAGCCCGGCAAGCCGACCAAGCACCGCAAAGGACCGCCCAAGACGAAAGCCGCTGGCGGCAGTGACAAGGTCAAACCATGA
- the rpsR gene encoding 30S ribosomal protein S18, with product MARFFRRRKFCRFTAEGVKEIDFKDLNTLKAYISETGKIVPSRITGTKAKYQRQLATAIKRARYLALLPYTDSHGR from the coding sequence ATGGCACGTTTCTTCCGTCGTCGTAAGTTCTGCCGTTTCACCGCTGAAGGCGTGAAAGAGATCGACTTCAAGGATCTCAACACCCTGAAGGCGTACATCTCCGAAACCGGCAAGATCGTTCCTAGCCGTATCACCGGTACCAAAGCCAAGTATCAGCGTCAGCTGGCTACCGCTATCAAGCGCGCCCGCTACCTGGCCCTGCTGCCCTACACCGACAGCCACGGCCGTTGA
- the rplI gene encoding 50S ribosomal protein L9: MEIILLEKIANLGNLGDKVNVKAGYGRNYLLPQGKATRATAENVAAFEARRAELEKLAAEKKASAETRAAQLAELEVTITATAGDEGKLFGSIGTHDIADALTASGVEVAKAEVRLPNGTIRQVGEYDVAVHLHTDVEATVKLIVIAA, from the coding sequence ATGGAAATCATTCTGCTCGAAAAAATCGCCAACCTGGGCAACCTGGGCGACAAGGTGAACGTCAAGGCTGGTTACGGTCGTAACTACCTGCTGCCGCAAGGCAAGGCCACCCGCGCTACCGCCGAGAACGTTGCTGCGTTCGAAGCTCGCCGCGCTGAGCTGGAAAAACTGGCTGCCGAGAAGAAAGCTTCGGCTGAAACTCGCGCTGCCCAACTGGCTGAGCTGGAAGTGACCATCACTGCCACCGCCGGTGACGAAGGCAAGCTGTTCGGTTCCATCGGTACCCACGACATCGCTGACGCCCTGACCGCCTCCGGCGTTGAGGTTGCCAAAGCCGAAGTTCGTCTGCCGAACGGCACCATCCGTCAGGTTGGCGAGTACGACGTAGCTGTGCACCTGCACACCGACGTTGAAGCGACCGTCAAGCTGATCGTCATCGCTGCCTAA
- the dnaB gene encoding replicative DNA helicase: MNEISLPEQFDLETSALKVPPHSIEAEQAVLGGLMLDNNAWERVLDQVSDSDFYRHDHRLIFRAIFKLAERNAPFDVVTLSEQLDKEGQLPQVGGLAYLGELAKNTPSVANIKAYAQIIRERATLRQLIGISTEIADSAYAPQGRTGEEILDEAERLIFQIAEARPKTGGPVGINDILVKAIDRIDELFNNGDAITGLSTGFDELDSLTSGLQPADMIIVAGRPSMGKTTFAMNLVENALMRSDKSILVYSLEMPSESIVIRMLASLGRIDQTKVRAGRLDDDDWPRLTSAVNLLNDRKLFIDDTAGISPSEMRARTRRLAREHGEIGLIMVDYLQLMQIPGSSGDSRVNEISEISRSLKGLAKEFNCPVIALSQLNRGLEQRPNKRPINSDLRESGAIEQDADIILFVYRDEVYHPETEYKGVAEIIIGKQRNGPLGTARLAFLGKYSRFENLAPGSYNFEDE; encoded by the coding sequence ATGAACGAAATCAGCCTTCCCGAACAGTTCGACCTGGAAACCTCCGCCCTCAAGGTGCCGCCGCACTCCATCGAGGCCGAGCAGGCAGTGCTGGGGGGCCTGATGCTCGACAACAACGCATGGGAGCGGGTACTCGACCAGGTCTCCGATAGCGACTTCTATCGCCATGACCACCGCCTGATCTTCCGCGCCATCTTCAAGCTCGCCGAGCGCAACGCGCCCTTCGACGTGGTGACCCTGTCCGAGCAGTTGGACAAGGAAGGGCAGCTGCCCCAGGTCGGTGGCCTCGCCTACCTGGGCGAACTGGCGAAGAACACCCCCTCGGTGGCCAACATCAAGGCCTATGCGCAGATCATTCGCGAGCGCGCCACCCTGCGCCAGCTGATCGGCATCAGCACCGAGATCGCCGACAGCGCCTACGCACCGCAGGGGCGCACGGGCGAAGAGATTCTCGACGAAGCCGAGCGGCTGATCTTCCAGATCGCCGAGGCGCGCCCTAAGACCGGCGGCCCGGTGGGCATCAACGACATCCTGGTCAAGGCCATCGACCGCATCGACGAGCTGTTCAACAACGGCGATGCCATCACCGGCCTGTCCACCGGCTTCGACGAACTGGACAGCCTCACCAGCGGCCTGCAGCCGGCCGACATGATCATCGTCGCCGGCCGTCCCTCCATGGGTAAGACCACCTTCGCCATGAACCTGGTGGAGAACGCGCTGATGCGCAGCGACAAGTCGATCCTCGTCTACTCGCTGGAAATGCCCTCCGAATCCATCGTCATCCGTATGCTCGCGTCCCTCGGGCGCATCGACCAGACCAAGGTCCGCGCCGGCCGCCTGGACGACGACGACTGGCCGCGCCTCACCTCCGCGGTCAACCTGCTCAACGACCGCAAGCTGTTCATCGACGACACCGCCGGCATCTCGCCGTCGGAGATGCGCGCGCGCACCCGCCGCCTGGCCCGCGAACACGGCGAGATCGGCCTGATCATGGTCGACTACCTGCAGCTGATGCAGATCCCCGGCTCCAGCGGCGACAGCCGGGTGAACGAGATCTCCGAGATCTCCCGCTCGCTCAAGGGCCTGGCCAAGGAATTCAACTGCCCGGTCATCGCCCTGTCCCAGCTCAACCGGGGCCTGGAACAGCGCCCGAACAAACGCCCGATCAACTCCGACCTTCGCGAATCCGGGGCCATCGAGCAGGACGCCGACATCATCCTCTTCGTCTACCGCGACGAGGTCTACCACCCCGAGACCGAGTACAAGGGCGTGGCCGAGATCATCATCGGCAAGCAGCGTAACGGCCCCCTCGGCACCGCGCGCCTGGCCTTCCTCGGCAAGTACTCGCGCTTCGAAAACCTCGCGCCGGGCAGCTACAACTTCGAAGATGAGTAA